A genomic region of Thunnus albacares chromosome 2, fThuAlb1.1, whole genome shotgun sequence contains the following coding sequences:
- the zgc:158398 gene encoding insulin-like growth factor-binding protein 3 receptor — protein MMAIWQPVTNLRDYVTHNPPVVTFFVCMLILAISFIGLTSYSSTHTLPNPDTTKDWNHLLSSLSQFQLCVKANMSSAELASPAPFPLMEQEIHKETSVNSTKTPSVNSTKTPSVTSLRLRVPLVVTNSSNSGSLKDLDLHTTLNASQLNLGGNETVSVTLDILSENDTAYTCLTIHAPTGLLPMSPRPPECPATVKNISPIHVEASNKPTASQTCYSLHSKNDPTLTVMLTREEQSLAERHLLEVSVCLLGVCFILCLAVSLTHSQTRRYHWNGLDLQNEPLIDP, from the exons ATGATGGCTATCTGGCAGCCGGTGACCAATCTTAGAGATTATGTAACCCACAATCCTCCAGTGGTGACGTTTTTCGTGTGTATGTTGATTCTGGCTATCTCGTTCATCGGCCTCACTTCTTACAGCTCCACTCACACCCTGCCTAACCCTGACACAACAAAG GACTGGAACCATCTACTGTCCTCCTTATCACAGTTCCAGCTGTGTGTGAAAGCCAACATGAGCTCAGCTGAGCTGGCCTCTCCAGCCCCCTTCCCTCTTATGGAGCAGGAAATACATAAAGAGACTTCAGTTAACTCTACAAAGACTCCTTCAGTTAACTCTACAAAGACTCCTTCTGTCACCAGTTTGCGTCTCAGGGTCCCTCTGGTTGTGACTAACAGCTCAAACAGTGGCTCCCTGAAAGACCTTGATCTGCACACCACCTTGAATGCTAGTCAGCTAAATCTTGGAG GCAATGAGACTGTCAGTGTGACTCTAGACATTCTGTCTGAAAATGATACGGCGTACACCTGCCTCACGATACATGCCCCAACAGGCCTCCTGCCCATGAGCCC ACGTCCCCCAGAGTGTCCTGcaactgtgaaaaacatttcaCCCATACATGTGGAAGCAAGCAACAAGCCTACAGCATCGCAAACCTGCTACAGTTTACACTCCAAGAATGACCCTACACTCACAGTCATGTTAACAAGG gAGGAACAGAGTCTGGCAGAGCGACATCTTTTGGaagtcagtgtgtgtctgcttggagtttgtttcaTACTCTGTTTAGCTGTTAgtctcacacattcacagacacgCCGCTACCATTGGAATGGACTAGATCTACAAAAT GAGCCTTTGATCGACCCCTGA